Sequence from the Myxocyprinus asiaticus isolate MX2 ecotype Aquarium Trade chromosome 44, UBuf_Myxa_2, whole genome shotgun sequence genome:
CTCCTGGGATAGATCCAGTCTGATTTGattgattcatttaaattaaaatatatcttTTGCCATGGTGCTGCAGATCAAGCTGTGAATAGCTCCTGAATAttggtgcaggaaacactggctCTTTATATTCTTTTACtactttttttgtagttgttacaattttgttttgttcatttatgAAGGTCCACTTGGGATCAGGTGATCCTTACACCCCAGGTTTCCCATCCTTCAATCACACCCAGTTTCCACCTGCCAAGTCGTCTGGTCTTCCAAATATACTCGCTCAgacgatcactgcaaacatggcAAGCAAAATCTTGGAGTAAGTTTAAAGTTCAGTTTTAACTTGAGCAGTTTTTTTAGTTCCTGTGGTGGAACATCAAGTTTAATTTGGTAATCTGAAATTTCCCACAGGAAAATGGGAGGAAGTGATGCCCGCTCAAGTTTCATGGGTCGCTTCTCCAATTACAAATTGGGAAATGAGACTGACATGGTCACCGTAGAAGTTAACAACAATCTTATCGACACCAAGATCCATAACGTGTTCGGAGTCATCAAAGGGTTTGTGGATGCAGGTGAGTTTCATCCAGAAGCCccgttcacactgacagcagtTTTATTGCTGGAGGTCTGCAGTTCATTGCACTGTTGGTCACAAGAATGCGTTGATGGATGTCCCAACGTTATTGTTTGGCTGCGAACaaagtgtaaagtgttacctgtaCATCAGTGTGGTTGctttatacttgcatttaaagtacctgcatttaattacatttgaagttacactgttaaccttaccctaacccaacccttatgctaaaacctaactctaaccccaaactaaccctacccttactcctaaatcTAACCGTAGCTcaaactcagtagcagcaaatatgAACCTTGAATTTTTCAGTACATATAGTTgcacaataaatatattgtattgtggatatttaaatgttaataaacagtagttaaagacacctaatataaagtgtgaccgaaGGTTTTATCATgttgactgttattcactgttaagcacagcaagctatcatcacGCAAAAACGCTCTCCTTGAAGTTGTCTCTCTCAATTAATTAAAGAATTGCgcctcccattaaaaccaccaccaataaaaatattcatgttagtagtcgaccccactaatcgacttgtcagttgttggacgactagccGATTAGTCAACCACCATTTCGCATTCCTAATATGGATCATATCATAAATGGGATGAATGATTATCGATACAGGAATCAAACTCATTCTGCGTATGTGCAGAaacaaatcatatagaacaggAAAATTACTCACAGTAGCATTAAATTCTCCGTCTTGCTGTCACTTGACCACAGTATCTCAGGAGATGGATTACAGGAGCTCTACTGTCTTTAGAGACTCATTGGTAATCGCTGCGTCACATTGctgttcatttgcataaagttaaactttacTCCACTTTAAGTCGCTGGAATCGCCCATTAACGGTTGCTCATGCCACCAGAAATCGCCATATCAAAATGAATGACTTAGTTGTATTGTCATTGTGAATGCATTTTGATTGAATAAATGTCTGTACATCTGACCTTTTGTGGACTTGGGGGGTCTCACTATGGTGTCGTTAATCCCCCAGATAAATATGTTGTGATTGGCGCGCAGAGGGACTCCCTCAGCTCAGGCTATGCCAAGTCTTTAGTCGGCACTACTCTTCTGATGGAGCTTGCAAGAGTTTTCACTGAAATGAAGAAAGGTATAGTTCAAGGCATATGCATTGacccaaaaatgtaacatttactcaccctcatgttgttttaaacccatgtgatttaggcagtatgttagacTTAggtaccattcactttcattgcaactttttttccccccatacaatgaaagtgaatggttactgaggctgtcattctatcTCTTTTTGTCCTCCACTGAATAAAGAAGGTAATATGGGTTAAAAACAGCATAAGGGTAaattgatagaattttcatttagcaTGTAGTGTTTTCATGTTTCAGTTTTCATGTAGCATGTAGTGTTATGGCATGCACTTATTACTTGTTCACCACAGATGGTTTCAAACCCAGAAGAAGCATTGTGTTTGCCAGCTGGAGCGCAGGGGATTTCGGTAACGTTGGAGTTACTGAATGGCTTGAGGTTTGTTTTGCGATTGTGATGTTACTTTGCTCGAATAACTACATATATGTTGTTTTGAAATACATTTGAGGTTTTGCAATGTGTTTGTGCTCTGCCTTTATCAGGGCTATTGGGCATCCTTGGACAAAAAAGCCTTTACCTACATCAGTTTGGATGGAGTTGTAACTGGTGAGTTTACAAAGTCTACATTTGTCTCTGAGGAActtctaaagggatagttcacccaaaaataaacccatatgactttcttccatggaacacaaaagacataaaaatgttcatgctgctctttcccAATACAACAAATGTATACAGTGACCATGGGCTGTCAACTCTGTGAAGAATAACTGTAACACTAACCCTGGTCCCTGTATGCTTTGAGTATTGAAAAGAGCACCGTGAACATAattcaacatttctccttttgtgttccacggaagaaagtaagtcatgcaggtttggagcgacataagggtgagtaaataatgacagaattctgaAACACAACATAAGTTTGTCAAAATGGGGCTGAATGGctacattaaaaggatagttcacacaaaactgaaaattctctcattatttactcaccctcatgatatcccaggtgtgtatgactgactttcttcaccagaacacatttgaagaaaactagaaaaatatcttagctcagtgggtccttaaaatgcaagtgaatggaaatttctcttttgaagctccaaaaatcacagacagtcagcataaacgtcatccatacatcaccagctgttaaattaatgtcttctaaagcggcacgatcacttttggtgcgaaaaagataaatatttaagtactttttttaactctaaatcatcgcttccagtcagcagcggtACGCACGTGTGATGTAATTGCATCGGAATTCGAAACACGGGATCTGACGCtcgtgcgtcacagccggaagagcagcgctgtttacaagcgaggaggaggaacactgtacagtagcttggttgattttggtgTAGATCTGTAttcatctgtttctttactcacaaaggAGTgcttgtgtgcttatcctggatgatttttggagcttcaaaagagaaatctccattcacttgcatttaaggacctactgagctaagagaTTTTTCttaatgtgttctggtgaagaaagaaagtcattcacacctgggatctcatgaggatgagtaaataatgaattttaatttttgggtgaactattaataaatttttttttaaaaaagccagTTTGCATTTTCCCCAAGCAAATCCTAGATGTTCTTGTCTTTGTTTGATCTGTAGGTGTGGGTTCCTTCAGAGCTTCTGCAAGCCCTTTGTTGCACACGCTTCTGCAGAAGACCATGGAGAAGGTACACccaaacacattgtttttttatttatttttgataaatgtacatattaaaatcaGGGCTCAACGGTAAGCATTTTTTCTGGTGGCACACcaaatgttttctttacattTCTTTACAAAGGTTCTTAATTTGGAAATAATAGTTGGAATTTTACAGCTATTGCCTTCAGGTGCTTATTGATAACTTTGTTTATTACTTCACAGAAAGTCACATCAGTAGAGGGCATTAAAACACGTTTTCAAgaacaacatgtgtgtgtgtgtgtgtgtatatattatttaaatgatctGTTTTACCTCTCTCTGTGAAAGGTAAAAAATCCAATCGGTTCAGGTCCAGTTAACTTCCGTCAAAGCCTTTTCCAGAGTTATGGCGGTAATCTTAGATCTCTGTGAGTAAATCTGCATTGATTGTTGTCATGATTGATAAAAATATCAACATAAACATAATTGTTTGTGCTGATGTGTACATGCTCTTTAATGATTTCATCTTCTGTCATTGTCATTTGTGCTCAGTCTGAGGCCCATGATGATGGATGATAGTGCATATCCTTTCCTGGCTCTCTCTGGAATCCCCTCTGTGTCTTTCAATTTTGTTCCTGCTGGGGTAAGAGTTGGTtcttatctctcttttttttttgcactgggcctattttacacttggccacttaaTGCATCTTGATCGATTGGATTACTACTGTATGTCTGATTGGATGTGCACGTTTCATTTACACTTGGCAACGTAAATGTGTCTCTGCAAAacttatttaaatttgttttactaTTCTGCTTCCGTGAGTTCACTTCCATGAAGTGCAGCAAAATTGTGCTGCACTTGATGtggttcattaatatttcaaatgggAGGTGGCTAAAATTGCTTTGAGGATTGTGGTACAAAAGCAACAGCTGTTGTGTGCCACATTTTCTTTGTTGTCTTTGGTCTTCTGTAAGCTGATTTAGTTCTGTTTGGGAGGAGCAAAGCTTCCGCATGTGGCCTGAACAAGAGTTATTTACATTTGGCCAAATCAAAGGAAATTTACACTTGGTTTTTTCATGACTAGATAGtgatccgatcagtaaaaacgcatgaagtgaccaagtaaATACCTCTATGTTGCTTTGTATGTACACTTCATATGCAAAGACTGCAGATGGCATTCACCCGAGTGTGCATTCTGATTTGATCATTTTTATCCACCAGGCCTCTGCTGACTACGAGTATTTTGGAACTGTTCTGGATAATAAAGAAAGTCTGGGCACTGTCACCGGTCAGAAAGTGGGTGAGATGTCTGTGGCTGCTGCCCAGGTTGCTGGTCAGATCGCCCTCCGGCTCGTTCACGACCACATCCTCAAACTGGATGTTGCCAAGTATGCAGAGACCATCTCGGACCATGTGAAAACCATCATGAATCGGGTTGAGGAACTCAGAAGTGCAAAGGTGATGTCTTTTGTCATGTGTGTTACATTTTGACAACAAGACATTAATGGAATACTTgcccaaaatgaaacttctcaTTTACTCGACTTCATaacgttccaaacctgcatgactgaTTTTCATTTatgaaactcaaaaggagatatttagcagaatgtccaagttgctctttttccatataataaaagtgaatgggggccatagacagctgtggtcaccattcacttccttgtatggaaaatagcagcttgggcattctgctaaatatttctttttcttcCAAGAAACAAAAGGTCTTTTGGAatgatatgaaggtgagtaaatgatgacagaattaaagttttggggtgaactatcccatttaaaaaaaaaaaaaaaagacattcctGATACCAGTTTGTATTTGCAAAATAACTTGCCCTTGTTTCTCATTATTCTTTCAACCCATTACAGGTCGATAAAAGTGAGTCTCTGTCAACAGTGTGGCTGAACAGGGCAAAAAGTTCTTTTGGTCGTGCTGCAAACACCTTAGATGTATACATCAGTAGAAGTGATCTAGAAGACCTAGAGATGTGCCGCATCATCAATAACCGCATAATGAAGGTGAAGTCATTTGCTTGGCATTTCTGTGCTTATTATGTAGAGCAGGGTTGGGAAACGTCCGGACCGCAAGGCCATTCGAGAAatcatttgaaaagcaaaaaaatggccttgattccattaaatgtattaaaaataaataaattaaaaagattaaaaattattttaaatagcgcaaaatattgtataatagtcattttttactttttcccTTGGTGCGTGAGCATGTAACAGAATGCGTATGTCAATTTCAACCAACAAtgagaaattgcaagcaattATGGCCtgcaaaaaaattttaaatactcGAATGGCCTTAAATAGGAAAAAGGTTCCCCATCCCTGATATAGTTATCTTGAAACATGCCTTGTCAACATGAAATCTAAATTATTCTATAGAAAACAAATGTCTTCATAGCCTTTCATTGAAATGTAATAAACTGCTCTGCTTTTGTTGCTTTTACACAATTCAGTCTGTTCCTGATTAATAAAATTAAGTCCTatcctacatttttattttttttattttatttttttatattctgtttttaaTCTGAAGTGCATAATATTCCAgaattaaatgatttaaaatgctgtttaatgtCAATTTTAAAGATAATATTAAAGCTATTGTACAATTGATTTGATTTAGTTTCTAATGGCACTGATAGATATAGGCCAAGTTCTCATGTTTTTTGTCGTTTTCTTCCTCTTTTAAGGTGGAGCATAATTTTCTCTCTCCTTATGTCTCTATAAGAGATGCCCCGTTCCGACACATTTTCTTTGGTGATGGGTGGCAAACCACCACTGACCTGGAAAACTACCTGAAAAATGTGGCACAAAAAAAAGCAACCTTCGACATGAACCAAGTCCTTAACAAGTTTGCTCTGCTCACCTGGTCCATCCAGGGCTGTGCAAATGACCTGGCTGGAGATATCTGGTCCATGGACAATGAGATATAGGGTTTTTCAGGATTACATCAACAAACTTGGCCTCCATCAGTTTTGATTAAAAGTAAAACTCAAATATCAGAACAAACCATATATCCACCACTACATAGTAGATTGATTTGATTTCAAAATAGTGAAAAGCTCTAATGGAATCTGATCATGCATACCTACAGAATTAAGTATTTgacagctataaaaaaaaaaaatcatgacgaAAGCATGCGACTTCAACATACATGAATATACAGAGTAATGACTAAGGTCTTTAATCCTATTAGgaattaataataaatgatatAGATGATACAGttcttatattgtattttatatatatatatacacttttcatttatataatattataatactaTACTGCTGTATTAAGGAAAATAAGTCAAACTTTGCATTTCAGATTCAGTTTGTCATCCCCAGTTATATCTTAAAGTTGGTGATATTCTGATTGATTAATCAGGTTAGCCGCTGATGCTTAAGTACATATGGAGAAAACCATGTCCTTGGCTGCTATGTGGGGATTAAAGTCCCTGTCGCACTTCATGTAAATCCAACATTTTTGCAGGAGATATGTCTGCCTTTGTACCCATTTAGCACTGACTGAGGACcatatttatttcttatttatttatcagTGACAGTGTTCACTATAAAAGAgtcctatttattttctttttttaattatcggaAGCAGTGCCTTCCATAATTGTGACTGTTATACTGTCATATGTTAAAAGCAGCATCTGCTTACAGAAATACATGTTACCTACAACTTTCAACAGAAATGACTATTGTTACAGGTGCTTGTTgaaaaaaagtacaaaagcaattaTTTTAATCCTTGTGAAGCAGTTCCTCTTTTCTAAAACAAAATTCCCAAGAAAAAACTAAAACCCTAATTTGACAAAGCTGATACCAAAAGATCAAGGCATTTAATAGTTTAGGCTGTTGAGCTGAGATTTTCAATGATGTGTTTTCTAATATCCTCTTGTTCAAATATTAAATTGATAAGAAATGTTTCCATTTTGACTCAATGTAGGCCCAAGCATTTCTGTGGCAAAGCATTTctttgtaacatttatatttctattATAAAACCATTATCGGGAGCAGTGTCTTCCATAATGTGGAGTGTTTGAAGGTAGTTTTTGCCTACCAATGTGTATGTATCGAGGGCAGTGTCCCTCATATTTCACTATAGGGTGGATCAAATTATCGGGAACAGTGTTTCccataaattatgtatatatttttttttcatatgtctTTGTGGCTTTGTTTTCTGCTTTTTCACTATTAATAACTATACTCTGGGCAACTACAGTTAGATGAAGAAATTTTGGGTTCTGTCAAGTTATGCCGGTGTTATTTAATTTTGGGGGGTTAGGTTACTTTCAATGTTTCTCCAATCTGTGAGACTTgcctttttttacatttctgtacTAGCCTGGTTTATTTTGGTCTCTTTTTCAAGAAATCATGCATTCATTGTTTAGTTTACACAGTGGCACGTTTAGATATTTGATCTCGGTATGCTTTTCTGTGTCTGTTTCTATTCTGTTTTCCAAGGCAGGTGTTTGAAAAGAGGATGTGTTCATTTTGCATATCTACAGTACAATGTTATGAGTGATTTGCATACTGCTGATATTACAATAGTTTAATGTATGATGGCACTTCTGACAAAGTTTGGTAGATGTGTTGCATACTGATCAGTTTCTGTCAGTATatccaaatctacgcccttgtctaTATCTTTGTCTTTTCTCCTACTTGTGCACTTAGGAAGTTACAAACTTGTTTGGTTTTTCAttgcatgttaaaatgttcaaGAAATGGAGCTAAACATTGcagtgtatttaaaaataaaaaagcaaatgatCTTTATGCATCAGCTGTTTGATGGCAAAATATAGATTTGCATCAACTTGTAGGAGTTTCAGGCACACGATTGTTGttagaaataatttttgtgtccaAAAACTGTCAAAATTACTGTGCTCTctaataaacttaaaatgtacTGTGGCCTTGCAAGTGTTTTCATTGCAAAACTTTGCAAACTGCTTTAAGTCATTTTCAGTCTTGTGAAATATctacaaaggaatagttcacccaaaaattacaattctctcaacatcatgctatcccagatatgtatgattttcttctgttgAATACAAACAGCTTTTTAGAAAGatatcttagctctgtaagtCTTGACAATGCAGTTTAACAGGGTCCATTACTttgaagcacataaagggagcataaaataatccataaaaccgtggtggttaaatccatgtcttttgaagatatatgataggtgtgatgagaaacaaatcaatatttaagttctttttttatatataaattcttagtaggtggtgatatgcacgaagaatgtaaattgccaaaaacaaaagaactcttaggagagaagagagcACTTAgtagggctgtttgaaagtggagatttatagttttttaaaagtacttaaagatagatctgtttctcacccacacttatattgcttctgaaaacaaTTTAACCAcaggttacttttatgctgcctttatgtgcttgttggggcttcaaagttttgtaccctgttgacttgcattgaatggacctacagagcagatatattattagtttgtgttcagaagaaagaaagtaagtcacacatctgggatggcatgagggtgagtaaattaaagagagaatttaatttttgggtgaactattcattgtcatttttatttgtataacgcttttcaaaacagatagtttcaaagcagctttacagaaaattaagctgtaggctaagtcatcattgtgcagttgataaatttaaaaaaaaaaaaaaaaaaaaagcattttttattattaaagtcaTAATTTACCAATGAAGAATATAATTCGTTTTTTGACCCCCAGTGATCAAGCCAagggcgactgtggcaaggaacacaaaacgcCGTAAGATGATTGTTGTgttgtaattgtaattgtaatgaaGTACATCATAactgtttacatacagtataggcCTAAAAGTGAATAGAAGTGTACACAAGTACGAGTGAATGTTTGTGTAAAGCCTACAATGAGGGGACCAACATCATATGAGGGAAACTGGTAGCAACAACCAATAATGTCAAGataatgtaaaatgaaatgttaCACATGTAAAATAGCGAAATGAGAGGGTAAGTTTACAGAAATAATATTTGCTTAATTCAAAGATTTAGCAGATATTAACACGGCCCCGTCATGACATAAACGTGCGTGTGCGTAAAATAAAGCGCTGTCGCtttaagaaatagatcaatcCTACGCTGAGCCTGAACGGCCGCTGATCAGCTCATTCTGTTTGCTTAAAACAGCCATATAACGTCCAAGTGACTCATTTTAGAGTCTTGTTTGCTTTCAAATATATTTGACCTAAAACTACATGCCTGTGAGATCGGACCACTGCACTAGATGGTCGGAATCAATGCAGGTAACATCCGCGCTGCGCTATATTGTCCAGCCTAAAGACTGCATCACTACACGACCTGTAATCACTATGGATAACGTAGGCCTTTAATTTCTATGTGCTTGAACTTAACCGCTTACTGTATTTTGATGTCGCTTGCTTGTTATTCAAGTTTGACTTTCTGTATCTGAATATTATGTAGTGGCCGTTCTCAAAACCTAGTGCgttgcctacctagacagtatttGTGGGCATGAGGTGACTTGGAACGCGTTTATGCGTtctagttaggcagctcactTCGTTTTAAAACACATTCTGTTGGTATTTTCCCCCTTTGAATCACTCCTAAGCGAAATATTTCGAAATCACTTTATAATAAATCACTAAGGTGACGAAACCTGTCATGTCATGGTAccgttttgctttaaaaaaaataaaaataaaataaaataaaaaaaattgcctatattttgcatatataatttttttttttttttttttttttttttgttgttgttgttgtttttgtcacgACACAGTGAAACAAGGTTCAGAATCTGGTGTGCGATCATtttaccccagactctgtatcttgggcgaTGGGAACTCGACAAAGTCTCATCTCCCGacctgatatttagattttttattcaataaatatatttgtttgacagggaagctgtgcgcaaacagtaatatatatatatatatatatatatatatatatatatatatatatatatatatatatatatatatttttttttttttttttttttttttttataaaaataaaaataaagcaccacaggaagaaaaagggcaggtgctcaagccccctttgatgtctatgtgtgcacgtgcccgtttagaagaatggggaggCACAACATGTTCGCGGGTATGTGTCATTTATTGATATGTGattgttattataatattttttttatttgtttatctataaaaacaattaaacaaatgtttaattttcaggacaaaactgaaaatcataaataagtattttgtctcaaaataaattagCTATATTCAGGGAACACATTTTTTAATTGCATGAGTAACGAAGATTGCATCGATCCGCTCACGCACGGCTGCAGCCAGGCCAGAGATTCTTCTACCCAAAGCTTTTCTAATAGGGAGCCTACAAAATAGTATAACGCAGCGCTCCCATAGACATTCTGGCGAAGAGACAAGAggctgttctttttgaatggatgtctatggaggagatgcctcagtgtgctgaataaacttaATTTGTGAGGAAACGGCTTaacacttaatgaattgaccacctgtctgctaatcttaaacatgttttacactaaaccaTCTTTTTGGAATGAACGATGTGAGAAGTTTGCTACGATAAACGGACGTTTAATAAGAAAAGTCACGGACGACTTTACGACAGGTAGCATAGATGACATTTTAAGGctgtccccattcatttgtatggtatccacaaACGGTGACATACTGTCGTAATACTCTAGTTGACgttatgctgtttttttataaTAGAACCACGGAGGTTATTATTTCAGTAATTATAAATACTCTTATAAATTAGCAATTTAGGCTGTGTTGCATTTCAAATGGAAAGAGGTGCTTCTAACAAAACTTAAAAGTATGGGAATTGGGGAAAGATGTATAGGATTATGGATTTTCGTCTTGAAAGAACAGTGCAAGTTAGGGTATGAGTAGAGTATTCTAAGATACAAGATAGACAATGGGACTCCTTAAGGGAGTGTCCAGTAttatttaaaggggacctattatgcaaaattaacttttacatggtgtttgaacataaatgtgagtcggcagtgtgtgtacacaaccaccctacaatgttaaaagtccacacactcctctttcttatatttctattaatcaaaaacagtgtctcaaaatgactggttttggtatccgctctaaagtggcATCACTGAACCGAAACTCAGCGTATACTTTCCTCAcagacatgagaaatatgtctaCAGAAAGCTTGAATGatctacttttaaatgaacccatcgaaaacaaatattctctgattgtgtaatctgtatgaaaccaaCGAGAGGTACAGTCTTTCCCGTTTGAGCTCATTTTCGTTTTTGGAAGAAGACA
This genomic interval carries:
- the LOC127434491 gene encoding transferrin receptor protein 1-like — translated: MAGTIDQAKMKFSRIVNSRSYTRFNQSQNPDGESSRVEVKLSADGEEEMDGVEQGQVQHETYTRPSRPVPLNKGKIICSVIVVLLFFCLGTLIGYAAHRKSEPPSPDSLDEEKNSEVQPSYDVPAPTMDWSDIVKMMNEKLLSNAIQDKLSEYSKGDRQAGSSGDNLLADKIHDTFKKLNMEPWVDEHYVKLQYPSSSNPNKVLFGSEEIGNPKGFLAYSATGRKTGRVVYANYGLPEDLRDVKDSGVNLTGSVILLRAGKISMAQKVANAAEKGAVAALIYPDPADYETLPSDTELYGHVHLGSGDPYTPGFPSFNHTQFPPAKSSGLPNILAQTITANMASKILEKMGGSDARSSFMGRFSNYKLGNETDMVTVEVNNNLIDTKIHNVFGVIKGFVDADKYVVIGAQRDSLSSGYAKSLVGTTLLMELARVFTEMKKDGFKPRRSIVFASWSAGDFGNVGVTEWLEGYWASLDKKAFTYISLDGVVTGVGSFRASASPLLHTLLQKTMEKVKNPIGSGPVNFRQSLFQSYGGNLRSLLRPMMMDDSAYPFLALSGIPSVSFNFVPAGASADYEYFGTVLDNKESLGTVTGQKVGEMSVAAAQVAGQIALRLVHDHILKLDVAKYAETISDHVKTIMNRVEELRSAKVDKSESLSTVWLNRAKSSFGRAANTLDVYISRSDLEDLEMCRIINNRIMKVEHNFLSPYVSIRDAPFRHIFFGDGWQTTTDLENYLKNVAQKKATFDMNQVLNKFALLTWSIQGCANDLAGDIWSMDNEI